GCCATTGGAGAAACCCTCTAATGTAGCTAATCAATCTTTATTTATAGGAGAATATCAACGTAGGCCTCAGTAATAATGTGTCTCTAACTCACATTATTACAGAGTGATATTCTCCTACAAATGGTTCAAAGATCTCCGAGTTACATGAAATGCTCAGCTGTGTTGACTGGCATACGATCACCAGCTTTTCTGCATTTCTTACACTGGAGGCTTTGGAAACTTCTTAATCGTTTTGGCATACAGTTACAACTCAGGACAGCTAAACTAGTCTGTACCTGCTTCTGTTTCTTTCTCTTTCGGGAAATTTTTATTTTTTGTTTTTTGGGGTTGGGGTAAAAGAGAGAGAGAGAGAGAGAGAGAGAGAGAGAGAGAGAGAGAGAGAGNNNNNNNNNNNNNNNNNNNNNTGATGTCATAAGCAGTTCCTTAGAGGTGGAACTTTCTCTGTTAACATTACTACCCGTGTCCGTTGCTGAGACCGTCTTGTCAATATTATTACCCATATTCCTTCCTCTGATCAAACGTCAGGTCCACAGTAGTACTGGTATTTGTTCCTCATATCCATAGTTTTTGAATGTCCTAAAACAAGGACAGAAGTATCCATATCCATCTTTTCATCTCCGTTGGTCAATCCTCAAAATCACCAATAGTCATTCCTCAAGCAGATAGTCTGCAATTAGTGTGTCCCTAAGATCAAAGGGCATGCGCAGAACATCAATATCATCCAATATTGATGAAAATCAGAATTTGGAATGGAGGCGCTCATAGCAGAATCCGACTGCAGATCGGCACCACTAGCCAAGGTGAGATAATCAATATATGATAACACTAAAGAACCCTTTCTTTCTCGCAGTAAATAAAATTTTATTCTGAAGCTTTGAGGTTATTTGCTACATTCCTTTACTACTGATTTATGTTTACAGGTCGGTGAAGATGCAGAGGCCTTATATTGCTGTTTATCTTTCCAAAAGAAACTGCATGTCCTGAAAGCAGACAACAGTTCAGAGCTGGCAGCAATTTAAAGGATTCTTTCATTTTCCAGGAAGCATCTCCTTTCAATCCGTAGGACATACGGACCGAGTTCACAGTTCTGGCCTGAGAGGCCACTATGGAAAGCACAACTAGTGTATAGCTGCTAATCTGGCAGTATTACATAGAAGAGAAAAAAAAACTGCAGCAAAGGCTGCTGAAGTCTAGAAGACATGAATGATAATCAGTCAGCAGAAACCTGTCTGGTTATTAAAAAGGAAGTTTTAGGCTCCATCCTTTAATGGAGTAGCCTAAGAGGCCACTATGGGCAAAACAACTGTTGCATAGTCGCTAATCTGAAAGTCGAATTACATAGCAGCAGCTCGAGTAAGGCTGCTGAAGTCTTGAAGACATCGTTAATAGCCAGACAGCAGTATTCTGTCTGGTTATTAATAAAGAAAAAGTTTTGGGCTCCATCCTTTAATGGAGTGGGAGTTACTATCATTTCCTATATGTATGAATACTATTACAGGTGGGAGAGGCCTTAAGACTAAGAGTCTGACCCATGTCTACAACCAAAAACTGTATTGATGTTCATATTTCTCTTGTTTGTATTACCCTAATGTTATTGTACATTTTGTTCATTATGAAGCTTTATTTTTCAATGGAATTTTGTTTATTATATTCCCTCTTTGTATTTGAACTCTCAACATATACAGGTTTCTAATCACTCCGTTTCCAACAGAAAACGGCCATTTCATTTAGTCTGCAATGAGCATCTGTAATACATTTCCATGAAATTTGTGGGAAGGAGACAACTAAACTATAGTCCTGGAAGAGGAGAGATCACTAGAATACTGACTTCGGGCATTTGGATATGTCATGGCTACTCAAAAAGGGAAAAGGAATTAGGTGTCATTACAACAAGGATGCATCTTGCTCATTACGTAAGTCTAATGGATTGGTTCAACTGTACTTTATTTCATAACAATGACCAAAATTGCAATGGTTTAATTGTAAAATGCTAAAAGATGCAAATATGAAAATGTAAGGAGAAATGAAAGCTATCACAAATTGATTTCATCACTGAAACAAGTTATATGTTTACTACATCATATATAATACAGCACTCACATTAATTATCTGTCACTGCCTCTTCCTTTGCAGGAACAACAAAAACAATTTTCAAAAATGCCGCCTTTCTCAAAGAAAGAGATTTCAGACACAACACCGATAGAAGTTCTCTCCTATAACGACCAATATGTCAGGAAAATCTCAAAGTTCCCAAGTCCAGCACCTTTGTGTTACTAAAAACTTAACAACATGAGCACTGAAGCAGGCTGCTATACATCTACTCATAGCTGACCGAGTTATCACTGTTTCACCCAAAGAAGAAAAAGAAAGATGTTCAATTGCAGTCGCCATCCAAAGATACAAAGTTTTGCACATGGACAATTTGGGAAACGCCATGAAAACATAATATTAGCTAATGCACACCTCCACATCAAATCATGGAGAAGTATCTATTTACGTCATGAATATTATATTACAAAGCAGAAACTACTTGAATATATGCATTTAGCAGATACCAGGCATAAATAGCGATGTATATATTGAAATTGAAAACTGTACAATGATATCCAAGACTGTAAAATCTTTATCATCTGACCTTTGAGTGCCACAGTGTTGGACGATAATACAAATAAATCAATGATCAAAATCACAGAAGGACATTCCCAGACCTGTAGAAGGGGGTGATTGAATTAGATTAGATATGGAGTCCAACCAAGTATACTTGAGGAGAGTGAAAGGAATTAGAAAAAGAAACAATCAGATTTGAAACATACCATCATTGCAATTAGAAACATCTTGAAGTAACTTGAAATAAGTATTGCCAGCAGAAGGTCCTTGTACCTATGTCAAAATACACAGAATCATATAACGTGTACACCATAACGTATATGTTATGTGCCAACAAGTATGAAATAAAGCTTTGTCACAGCAGCCAAAAAGATTACTGTTATATTCATTTAAGCCAGGAATAGGGTGATAACAAACCATTGTCCTTGTATGTTCTGCATTACTTTTCTTCAATTAACTTCATACTGTGTTGTTTTAGACTCTGACCAAATTCTCACTAATTCTTAGTTTCACCATATTTGTGGGTATCCACTATTGAGTATATCCTCAACTGGTCACAAGTTAAAGATTTTAGAAGCAATTATCCATTTCAAACTTCTCAGTCAAATGATTAAGATACTAGTGCTTTCTGAACTACTTCTCACAAATACAGGTAATAAAGGATGCCAAGATGCCAATTCATTCTGATAAATATGACCAAGAAACATTACCCGAGTGATCTACAGAATGTACTGAAAAGAGCCCTCGTAGCAAGCAGAAAGGTAGAAACAAACAAGAAATTCCCAAAGACAACATCCATGAGCATCTGAAACGAAAAGATCTCCAACCCATCACAACACACACCATGCTAATCTCAAACACATGAAATCTAAAAAAAAAATATACCTACATTTTGAAAACTCCAAAGCAATGAAGCAAAGCTCATAGACAAACCCCATTCTTCCTTGGTCCTTTCCAGAAAGAGACTCCTATCTTTAGTACATAGCTAAGGCACTCAATGCATATATTTCGACACATTCATAAACGAAATGAAAACAAACTTCCCAAAATCATAAACCCAAATAGGATACAAACATCCAAAAGAAGAAACCCCAAAGCTGACTTCCACAACAAACCCTGCAAATAGTATCAACAAATCATCATTACTCAAAAACCCATTAACCAAAAACTCTAGTACAACACTCTACACAACACTAAACAACTTCAGTACCTGAAAGGCGGGAGCTTGAGGGTCGATCACATTATATAGCAAATGGGTATAAGCTTTCTTCTTGTGCAGAATCAAATCAATCAGAATAATCTAACAAGAATTCAAAAATAAATAAAAATTCAATCTTTGTTGAACTGTGAATACATATACGAAGAAACAAACCAAAGATAGAAACTTTACTATGGGCTCGCACTCGATGTACTCGTCCGCAACTGCCTTGCAATTACCCTGATCACAGAAATCGAAACCCTTTATTTACCTCCGGTAAAATCAAAATGGGTTTTTTTTTAGATTTGGTAAAAATTGAAACCTTACGCATTTCATGAGTCGAATGTTTCCGGGTGAGTATTGAACGAAAAGCCTCATCATTCTTGCTCCACATTCCACACATCGATACTCCATCAGCTTCAGACCCTTTTCTTCTTCTTCCTCTCTGGTTCTTCTCAGTCTGTTTCAATGGCGCCACAGTCTTCTTATTTTTCTTTTTTGATGAGAAAGGTCATTATTACCCCTTTTTATCCGGTGTATTTACAAAAGCGTTTCTGGACGTTTCCGGACATCTCCAATGACCAGGAATGGAATTGAGAGTGGTGTAATTGATTTCGGGATGGATGAATTTCAGCGTTTACTAACATGTCAAGGTATTAGAATGGATATGGGTCCCACTTACTTATCAAGAATCAATTCCTAACGAAACCCTTTATTTGATACCCCTTATTTGGTATCAGAATCAAGGTAATGGAATCAATTTTTTCTTCCTAAAATATCCTCACATAATTATAATATTTCTAAATTACTCAACCCTAAAAATATATATTGTATTGTAAGGGTATTTTAAATTCATTTTTTGTAGGGGTATTTTAGTAATCAAACTAGTTTTAATTCTGATTTCATATGATAAGTAAACAACATCAATCGTAATTAGTTTCATTCATGTTTTGATTTCTTACGGTAAGTAAACAGTAGAATGGTATGAAATATTCTCATACCGATTCTTGTTGATACTGATTGTTGTTGATACCGATTGTTGTTGATACCGATTTATGATAATTTCAATTCCAAGTTAATAAACGTGCCTTGAGCTTCCGGCATTTTTGAGACCAGTTTATCAACCTTCGTAGCACAGCTTACACACTAATATGGCCGGAGATAAACAGATATTGCCAGAAACGGCCTAAAACATAATTGTAAATAAACCGGAATAGTGGGGAGAATGATGACTCTTTATATGTTTCAGCTTTTTTTTATTTTTCTTTTTTGAGGCGAAAGGTAAGTACTACCCCTCGTATTTGGTGTATTTACATAGGTGTTTTCAGACGTTTCTGATGCGTCTCCGATGAGTTTTCGGCGTTTTCGAGACCAGTTTATCAACCTCCAAGACACTTTGTACGTGTTGATGCATGTGGCCAGAAATTGCCGTAAATGGTCGGAGATTGCCAGAAATGGCCGAAAACATAATCGTAAATAAACCGGAATGTGGAGGCAATGATGACTTTTCGGATGTTTCGGCTTTCTTTTTTCTTCTTTGAGGCCAAAAATCAGTATTACCCTCTTGTATCCTGTTTGTTTATATAAATGTTTCCGGACATTTACGAGCGTCTCCGATGTGTTTCCGGCGTTTTAGAGATTAATTTATCAACCTCCAAAGACCGTGTAAGCGTTGACTTGGCCATAAATTCTCAGAAACGTCCGAATACATAATCATAGATAAAATGGAATAGTGGGGACAATGATGACTTTTCATATGTTTCAGCTTTCTTTTTTCTTCTTTAGGACAAAAACTCAGTATTATCCTCTTGTATCTGATGTATTTACAGTGGCATTTTCTGACGTTTCAACGTGTTTCTAGCATTTCTTTAACCAATTTATCAACCTTCAAGGCATTATGTACGCGCTAAAATGGCTGTAAATGGCCGTAGACGGCCGGAGATTGCCGAAACCAGCCTAAAACATAATGGTAAATAAACAAAAAACATGAGGGCATAAATGACTTTTTGGTGTTACCCAATTTGGGCTTTTTTTCCTCTTGAAACGTTNNNNNNNNNNNNNNNNNNNNATATGCATGCAACTGTTGTTGTTGCTTGGTTAAATGTTGTGCACAAGCCTTGAGATTGGTAGTTTGAGGACTAGATTTGGCATATACTAGTGACATACGACGCGTACAGTGATTTGTAAAATAATCAGTGAATGAGAAATGCGCATAGAAAACTATGCATGAGTGATATCTACGATGAATCGCGATATATTTAATGGTTGAGGAATGAACATAGAAGACTGTATATGTTCGCAGTATGTATATTTAAAGAAGTTTGTCTCGTCTTTTGTCTTCTATCTTTACCATGTGTTATGTTCTATCTTCATCATCAATGGTGACTCCTAAGTAAGCCTAGCAACCTATGTATACTTGCTCTATAGGCTATAGATTGGGCACCTCCCAGATCTACTTTCAACGCTCAGATAATTTAACAAATTCAATATGTGGTAAGCTTTTTCCTTATGTACATGCATCATTGAACCAACCATTTTAGGTACTCGATCACTAGCTAGTTGAATTAATCTTCCCCCTGATAATCAAATTAGGGGTTCTTATTTAGACCAGATAGGGTTTTTTCAATTCCCTCTAGCCAGCTAAGATACAATATTAATTATCATAT
Above is a window of Fragaria vesca subsp. vesca linkage group LG7, FraVesHawaii_1.0, whole genome shotgun sequence DNA encoding:
- the LOC101291751 gene encoding protein arv1 homolog, whose product is MEYRCVECGARMMRLFVQYSPGNIRLMKCGNCKAVADEYIECEPIIILIDLILHKKKAYTHLLYNVIDPQAPAFQGLLWKSALGFLLLDVYRSLFLERTKEEWGLSMSFASLLWSFQNMLMDVVFGNFLFVSTFLLATRALFSTFCRSLGYKDLLLAILISSYFKMFLIAMMVWECPSVILIIDLFVLSSNTVALKVITRSAMSRCIAACFSAHVVKFLVTQRCWTWEL